The following proteins are co-located in the Nitrospinota bacterium genome:
- the napH gene encoding quinol dehydrogenase ferredoxin subunit NapH, translating into MKYGKWWWARRITAVAILSIFVISAYFKRKLLVGDYSGSTLLGVIPLTDPLMAAQSFLATGGLYKTAALGSAVVIVFYLLAGGRAFCGWVCPLGVLLDFAHWLSRKLSIRKPFQGFPVETKYYFMAATLAAALASGVALYEMYNPVSILARAILFAGLGAGLASWLVIGALFHYELAVARTGWCRSLCPLGAFLAILGRYSLAQVAATGGREMDIRNYVEVCPEPHALKLILNKERPSGECVMCGACVDRAADGAIRFGIRKFRK; encoded by the coding sequence ATGAAGTACGGGAAATGGTGGTGGGCGCGGCGGATTACGGCGGTGGCAATATTGTCCATTTTTGTCATCAGCGCGTACTTTAAGCGGAAACTGCTTGTGGGTGACTATTCCGGTTCCACCCTGCTTGGCGTCATACCGCTGACGGATCCGCTGATGGCGGCGCAATCGTTCCTGGCCACGGGAGGGCTTTATAAAACGGCTGCGCTGGGATCTGCCGTGGTCATCGTGTTTTACCTTCTGGCTGGCGGGAGGGCTTTTTGCGGATGGGTGTGCCCGCTAGGGGTGTTGCTCGACTTCGCCCACTGGCTGTCCCGAAAACTTTCGATCCGCAAACCGTTCCAGGGATTCCCGGTGGAGACGAAATATTATTTCATGGCGGCAACCCTGGCGGCGGCGCTTGCCTCCGGAGTGGCGCTTTACGAGATGTACAATCCGGTTTCGATACTGGCCCGCGCCATTCTTTTCGCCGGATTGGGCGCCGGGCTGGCCAGCTGGCTTGTCATCGGCGCGCTGTTCCATTACGAACTGGCCGTGGCGCGCACCGGCTGGTGCAGAAGCTTGTGCCCGCTGGGAGCCTTTTTGGCGATACTGGGCAGATATTCGCTGGCGCAAGTGGCGGCCACTGGCGGCAGGGAGATGGATATCCGGAACTATGTGGAAGTATGCCCGGAGCCTCATGCTCTCAAGCTTATCTTGAACAAGGAAAGGCCGAGCGGCGAGTGCGTGATGTGCGGCGCCTGTGTGGACAGGGCGGCGGACGGGGCGATCCGGTTTGGAATCAGGAAATTCAGGAAATAA
- the napA gene encoding nitrate reductase catalytic subunit NapA, protein MDISRRKFLKASAAAAAMAAAGAPVISGAAEDGGVKWDKAVCRFCGVGCGVMVGVKDNRVVATKGDPEAPVNRGLNCIKGYFLSKIMYGEDRLKKPLLRMSGGKYDKNGKFTPVSWKQAFDVMEEKFKAALKAKGPEGVAMFGSGQWTIWEGYAAAKFMKAGLRSNNLDPNARHCMASAVAGFMLSFGIDEPMGCYEDIENADTFVLWGANMSEMHPILFSRVTNRKLTGSGVKLVNMTTFDNRSSSVADQTLVITPQSDLAIANFIANYIIKSGAVNEAFVKDHCNFKTGPTDIGYGLRPDHPLEQGQKNRDTAANGDMTDFESYKKMVSEYTAEKVSAIAGVPVSQLEALAKEYADPGRRVTSFWTMGVNQHVRGTWMNNLIYNLHLLTGKISIPGSSPYSLTGQPSACGTAREVGTFSHRLPADMVVNNPDHRAVAEKIWDLPEGTINPKPGTHAVAMMRALEDRKVNVLWVMCANPFQDYPNLNHWIKAARDPENFVIVSDAYPNASTVVADLILPVAMIYEKEGAYGNAERRTQFWRQQVAVNDERRSDLWQVMEFSKRFKLSDVWPADLLAKRPGLKAKTMYDHLFAREAKKYPSAKKGLNDEAKIFGFYVQKALFEEYRKFGDGHGHDLAPFDTYHQVRGLRWPVVNGKETQWRFKEGYDPYVPAGSGYSFYGNKKTGSKANIWLRPYAPPAEAPDKDYPFWLSTGRVLEHWHSGTMTRRVAELHRAVPQATVALHPDDAKAMGINRNDLVKIESRRGSVTARAEIEGRNKPPKGLVYVPWFDESILINKVTLDATCPISRQADFKKCAVKISKA, encoded by the coding sequence ATGGACATCTCAAGACGCAAATTCCTGAAAGCCTCCGCCGCGGCCGCAGCCATGGCCGCCGCCGGCGCACCGGTGATCTCCGGGGCGGCGGAAGACGGGGGAGTCAAATGGGACAAGGCGGTATGCCGCTTCTGCGGGGTGGGATGCGGTGTGATGGTGGGGGTGAAGGACAACCGGGTGGTGGCCACGAAAGGGGATCCGGAAGCTCCGGTGAACAGGGGGCTAAATTGCATAAAAGGTTATTTCCTCTCCAAGATCATGTATGGGGAGGATCGGCTAAAAAAACCGCTTCTGCGGATGAGCGGCGGGAAATATGACAAGAACGGCAAGTTCACGCCTGTTTCATGGAAGCAGGCTTTTGACGTTATGGAGGAAAAATTCAAGGCCGCGCTCAAGGCCAAGGGGCCGGAGGGCGTGGCCATGTTCGGCTCCGGGCAATGGACGATATGGGAAGGCTACGCGGCCGCAAAGTTCATGAAGGCCGGTCTGCGCTCCAATAACCTGGATCCCAACGCGCGGCACTGCATGGCCTCCGCCGTGGCCGGGTTCATGCTCAGCTTCGGCATAGACGAGCCGATGGGATGCTATGAGGACATAGAGAACGCCGACACGTTCGTGCTGTGGGGCGCGAACATGTCTGAGATGCACCCGATCCTTTTCTCCCGGGTCACAAACCGCAAGCTCACCGGGTCCGGCGTCAAGCTTGTGAACATGACCACGTTTGACAACCGCTCCTCTTCGGTGGCCGACCAGACGCTGGTCATCACTCCCCAGTCCGACCTGGCGATAGCCAACTTCATCGCCAATTACATCATAAAGAGCGGCGCCGTGAACGAGGCTTTTGTGAAGGACCACTGCAACTTCAAGACAGGCCCCACGGACATCGGCTATGGGCTGCGCCCGGACCATCCCCTCGAACAGGGGCAGAAGAACAGGGACACCGCCGCCAACGGCGACATGACGGACTTTGAAAGCTACAAGAAGATGGTGTCCGAATACACAGCCGAAAAGGTTTCGGCCATAGCTGGCGTTCCTGTAAGCCAGCTTGAGGCGCTGGCCAAAGAATACGCCGACCCGGGGCGGAGGGTAACTTCGTTCTGGACGATGGGGGTGAACCAGCATGTGCGCGGGACATGGATGAACAACCTGATATATAACCTTCATCTTCTCACGGGCAAGATATCCATTCCCGGTTCCTCGCCGTATTCGCTGACGGGGCAGCCCTCCGCATGCGGCACGGCGCGGGAGGTGGGGACGTTCTCCCACAGGCTTCCGGCGGACATGGTGGTGAACAATCCGGACCACAGGGCTGTGGCGGAGAAAATTTGGGACCTGCCGGAAGGGACCATAAACCCGAAACCGGGGACACACGCCGTGGCGATGATGCGGGCGCTGGAGGACAGGAAAGTGAACGTCCTCTGGGTTATGTGCGCCAATCCGTTCCAGGACTATCCAAACCTCAACCACTGGATAAAGGCGGCGCGGGACCCGGAGAATTTCGTTATCGTCTCCGACGCATATCCGAACGCCTCCACCGTGGTGGCGGACCTGATACTCCCCGTGGCCATGATTTACGAAAAAGAAGGCGCGTATGGCAACGCGGAGCGGCGCACCCAGTTCTGGCGCCAGCAGGTGGCGGTAAATGATGAACGGCGCTCCGACCTGTGGCAGGTGATGGAGTTTTCAAAACGGTTCAAGCTTTCCGACGTCTGGCCGGCTGATCTTCTGGCCAAGCGGCCCGGGCTTAAGGCCAAAACGATGTACGATCACCTTTTCGCCAGGGAAGCTAAAAAATATCCATCCGCGAAAAAGGGGCTTAACGACGAGGCGAAAATATTCGGATTCTACGTCCAGAAAGCGTTGTTCGAGGAATACCGCAAATTCGGCGACGGGCATGGGCACGACCTGGCGCCCTTTGACACATACCATCAGGTGCGCGGACTGCGGTGGCCGGTGGTAAACGGCAAGGAGACGCAATGGCGGTTCAAGGAAGGGTATGACCCGTATGTGCCGGCCGGGTCGGGCTATTCGTTCTACGGCAATAAAAAGACCGGCAGCAAGGCCAACATATGGCTTCGGCCATACGCCCCCCCCGCCGAGGCGCCGGACAAAGATTACCCATTCTGGCTTAGCACAGGAAGGGTGCTCGAACACTGGCATTCCGGCACGATGACAAGGCGCGTGGCGGAGTTGCACAGGGCCGTGCCGCAGGCGACGGTGGCGCTGCATCCGGACGACGCGAAGGCTATGGGGATCAACCGCAACGACCTTGTGAAGATAGAGTCGCGCCGGGGAAGCGTCACCGCCCGGGCGGAGATCGAAGGAAGGAACAAGCCTCCCAAGGGGCTTGTTTACGTGCCGTGGTTTGACGAGAGCATCCTTATAAACAAGGTGACGCTGGACGCCACATGCCCCATATCGCGCCAAGCTGACTTTAAAAAATGCGCGGTGAAGATATCCAAAGCGTGA
- the bcsA gene encoding UDP-forming cellulose synthase catalytic subunit, with the protein MSTKKLTVQLTVFFAAASIFSYSLYATEQYLDFNFKLAIGWVSFGLIYLLYKHNTKRRDKQDHATVLRIVFILLSAFLSIRYLLWRTFETLYYTGPFDFIALTLLYMAECHAISLHIFSIFININPLKRKLLKAPLEGAELPTVDVFVPTYTEADDIIKITVTAATQMKYPADKLRVHIIDDGSTIARRNNPKTSADAWERYYTMRRIADELGVNYITRETNSHAKAGNINHALTKTGAELVLVLDCDHVPTQDMLENTVGVFMKDEKVFLVQTPHFFINPTPVEKQLEGVAEVSVENDMFFRLIHSGLDFWNSSYFCGSAAVLRRKHLNEIGGLSTKTITEDAETSLLLHEKGYQSVYVNHPMVCGLSPETFSDYVIQRTRWAQGMIQMFIMMNVLTLKGLSAAQKLCYFNMSFFWFFGVARFIFYVTPPLYLLFGLKVYHASMGQIISYAVPYVFSTILVMDYLYGKVRKPFFSEIYESVQALFLIPAILSVLINPRHPTFKITPKGRTIEEKYLNPLAAPFFIVVAINLISIPFAVYTWFEFPLFRSVVVVTSVWCLFNIFLALVSLGAFWEKKQVRRYHRIKASGEASIFFPRMNQTLRADVIDISLTGISVEVAAPFEVIRNEDMVITVWDSYGASYVFNTQRRRAWPRRGKLLCGTEIINSKQSFASAVQYVYGDSQRWLDDWNKKSASSGTGRLLWGFLVLGINAEKEIIVSMYKWALAALSGKFASLLYLKNLKTAE; encoded by the coding sequence GTGTCGACGAAAAAGCTGACTGTTCAGTTGACGGTTTTCTTTGCCGCCGCAAGCATTTTCTCCTATTCCCTATACGCCACAGAGCAATACCTTGACTTCAATTTCAAACTGGCGATTGGATGGGTTTCTTTCGGGCTCATCTACCTTTTGTACAAACACAACACAAAAAGAAGAGACAAGCAGGACCATGCCACGGTATTAAGGATCGTTTTCATCCTCCTGTCGGCGTTCCTTTCGATCAGGTACCTTCTGTGGCGCACTTTCGAGACGCTGTACTACACCGGCCCTTTTGACTTTATCGCCCTGACGCTTTTATACATGGCCGAGTGCCATGCCATATCTCTCCACATTTTCAGCATTTTCATCAACATCAATCCGTTGAAGCGCAAGCTGTTAAAGGCTCCTTTGGAAGGAGCGGAGCTGCCCACGGTGGACGTGTTCGTCCCCACATACACGGAAGCCGATGACATCATCAAGATAACGGTCACCGCCGCCACCCAGATGAAGTATCCCGCGGACAAATTAAGGGTGCACATAATAGACGACGGCTCCACCATCGCAAGGAGGAACAATCCAAAGACCTCCGCCGACGCGTGGGAGCGGTACTACACAATGCGCCGGATCGCGGACGAGCTTGGGGTCAACTACATCACACGGGAGACCAACTCCCACGCCAAGGCCGGCAACATCAACCACGCGCTGACCAAGACCGGGGCCGAGCTTGTCCTTGTGCTCGATTGCGACCATGTGCCCACCCAGGACATGCTGGAGAACACTGTGGGGGTCTTCATGAAGGACGAGAAGGTTTTCCTTGTGCAGACCCCGCATTTCTTCATAAATCCCACTCCCGTGGAAAAGCAGCTTGAGGGGGTGGCGGAGGTTTCCGTGGAGAACGACATGTTTTTCCGCCTGATTCACTCCGGCCTGGATTTTTGGAATTCAAGCTATTTCTGCGGTTCGGCGGCGGTTTTGAGAAGAAAACATTTGAATGAGATCGGCGGCCTGTCCACCAAAACCATAACCGAGGACGCGGAGACGTCCCTTCTGCTTCACGAGAAGGGTTATCAAAGCGTTTACGTCAACCATCCCATGGTTTGCGGACTTTCGCCGGAAACCTTCAGTGATTACGTCATACAGCGCACCAGGTGGGCGCAGGGAATGATACAGATGTTCATCATGATGAACGTGCTGACGCTAAAGGGCCTTTCGGCGGCGCAAAAATTGTGCTACTTCAACATGTCTTTCTTCTGGTTTTTCGGCGTGGCCCGCTTTATTTTCTACGTGACCCCGCCTCTGTACCTTCTTTTCGGGCTGAAGGTTTACCACGCCTCCATGGGGCAGATAATCTCCTACGCGGTCCCATACGTCTTCAGCACGATACTCGTGATGGACTATCTTTACGGCAAGGTCCGCAAGCCGTTTTTCTCGGAAATATACGAAAGTGTCCAGGCCCTTTTCCTGATACCGGCCATCTTGTCGGTGCTCATCAATCCGCGCCATCCCACGTTCAAGATCACGCCAAAAGGGCGCACCATCGAGGAGAAGTACTTGAATCCGCTGGCGGCCCCGTTTTTCATCGTCGTGGCCATAAACCTGATATCCATACCCTTCGCGGTCTATACATGGTTCGAGTTTCCGCTTTTCAGGAGCGTGGTGGTGGTGACGTCGGTGTGGTGCCTTTTCAACATATTCCTGGCGCTGGTGTCCCTCGGGGCGTTCTGGGAGAAAAAGCAGGTGCGCCGTTACCACAGGATAAAAGCTTCCGGAGAAGCGTCCATCTTCTTCCCGCGCATGAACCAGACCCTGCGAGCGGATGTGATCGACATTTCGCTCACGGGGATAAGCGTGGAGGTGGCCGCTCCTTTTGAAGTCATCAGGAACGAAGACATGGTCATCACGGTGTGGGACAGCTACGGGGCGTCCTACGTGTTCAACACGCAAAGAAGGCGCGCATGGCCCCGGCGGGGCAAGCTTCTTTGCGGGACAGAGATCATAAATTCCAAGCAAAGTTTCGCCAGCGCTGTACAATATGTTTACGGCGACAGCCAGCGGTGGCTTGATGACTGGAACAAAAAATCGGCGTCTTCGGGAACAGGGAGGCTTTTGTGGGGCTTCCTGGTGTTGGGAATAAACGCCGAAAAGGAAATCATCGTTTCAATGTATAAATGGGCATTGGCGGCGTTGTCCGGCAAGTTCGCCTCGCTACTTTATTTGAAAAACCTGAAAACCGCTGAGTGA
- a CDS encoding DUF3365 domain-containing protein, protein MKNLSLQNKIIVGIALSLFVSSMALAVFYVNTFKKNTLDEMFYKAKAIGRMAENARMAAAEAMFKYNAVKLDEMLAEALKDLEGIPSGSDAFFDKLRQTRYYNTGIPVVWAFKAAQAGAEESHFKFKPTRFDARNKNYNPESETEKQLIRQLQQSGAMEVSGVDEKDNVFRYMRAVKLTKECLVCHGVATDVPPGAQPSDVDPVGFKKDGKKEGDLHGAFQIIMDLKPLDSQVNSIIVQTVVASLLVILIASAVVVYLIRLTVIKPVESIAKDVTEGSNQVSDAANQVSGASQSLAEGATEQASSIEETSASMEEIANRVKHNAQSAEAANEMMEATAKLVKSGNDAMESMVTSINSIKHSSGEVSKIIKVIEEIAFQTNLLALNAAVEAARAGEHGKGFAVVAEEVRNLAQRSAAAAKDTTQLIQNAVVRSNEGVDIVNGAVTALRAINDSAGKVASIIKEIAAASAEQAQGVSAVKEAINQMDKVTQSNAAIAEQSSAASVQLASQAESLQAMISGLAGIIHGSSGNVHHSDES, encoded by the coding sequence ATGAAGAACCTGAGCCTTCAGAACAAGATCATCGTCGGAATAGCGCTTTCTCTTTTCGTTTCATCCATGGCGCTGGCGGTGTTCTACGTTAACACTTTCAAGAAGAATACCCTCGACGAGATGTTCTACAAGGCGAAGGCAATCGGGCGCATGGCCGAGAACGCCAGGATGGCCGCCGCGGAGGCGATGTTCAAATACAACGCAGTCAAGCTTGACGAGATGCTTGCCGAAGCGCTAAAAGACCTGGAGGGGATACCTTCCGGCTCCGACGCGTTCTTCGATAAATTGCGGCAGACAAGGTACTACAACACCGGCATACCGGTGGTCTGGGCGTTCAAGGCGGCGCAGGCGGGGGCGGAGGAGAGCCATTTCAAGTTCAAGCCCACCAGGTTTGACGCCCGGAATAAAAATTACAATCCCGAATCGGAGACGGAAAAGCAGCTCATACGGCAGTTGCAGCAAAGCGGGGCGATGGAAGTTTCCGGCGTGGACGAAAAGGACAACGTGTTCCGGTACATGAGGGCGGTGAAGCTGACAAAGGAATGCCTTGTCTGCCACGGCGTCGCAACGGACGTTCCGCCGGGCGCCCAGCCCAGCGATGTGGACCCGGTCGGATTCAAGAAGGACGGGAAGAAAGAGGGCGACTTGCACGGAGCCTTCCAGATAATCATGGACTTAAAGCCGCTGGACAGCCAGGTCAATTCCATCATCGTGCAGACCGTCGTCGCATCGCTGCTGGTGATCCTGATCGCAAGCGCGGTGGTGGTGTATCTGATACGGCTGACGGTGATAAAGCCGGTGGAGTCGATAGCCAAGGATGTGACCGAGGGGTCCAACCAGGTGTCTGACGCGGCAAACCAGGTGTCCGGCGCGTCGCAGAGCCTGGCGGAAGGAGCCACCGAGCAGGCGTCGTCTATTGAAGAGACGTCCGCATCCATGGAGGAGATCGCCAACCGGGTGAAGCATAACGCCCAGAGCGCGGAGGCCGCCAACGAAATGATGGAGGCCACCGCCAAGCTGGTCAAAAGCGGCAACGACGCCATGGAAAGCATGGTCACGTCCATTAATTCCATAAAGCATAGCAGCGGCGAGGTGTCCAAGATCATCAAGGTGATCGAGGAGATAGCTTTCCAGACTAACCTGCTGGCGCTCAACGCGGCGGTGGAAGCGGCCAGGGCCGGCGAGCATGGGAAGGGTTTCGCCGTGGTGGCCGAGGAGGTCCGGAACCTGGCGCAGCGGTCGGCCGCGGCGGCCAAGGACACCACCCAGCTTATCCAGAACGCCGTGGTCCGCTCCAACGAAGGGGTGGACATCGTCAACGGCGCTGTGACGGCTCTTCGGGCGATCAATGACAGCGCCGGGAAGGTGGCCAGCATTATAAAAGAGATCGCCGCCGCCTCCGCCGAGCAGGCGCAGGGAGTTTCCGCGGTGAAGGAGGCGATCAACCAGATGGACAAGGTGACGCAGAGCAACGCGGCCATCGCCGAGCAATCGTCCGCGGCCAGCGTACAGTTGGCTTCGCAGGCGGAGTCTTTGCAGGCGATGATATCCGGCCTGGCCGGAATCATCCACGGCTCTTCCGGCAATGTCCATCACAGCGATGAAAGTTGA
- a CDS encoding nitrate reductase cytochrome c-type subunit, protein MRRIFFSAVLVSFALAAGLSFAGDDIFGGVKTLRGNSPLQDDLPPSTVDYKGGEPGANKLLPRGFTGAPPQIPHSVENLNLSRDNNDCLMCHDPAYADEKTVAIPATHMQEGKVSMARYNCTQCHVPQADVKPLVKNMNDKFIVKSKGAQKK, encoded by the coding sequence ATGAGACGGATTTTCTTTTCGGCGGTCCTGGTGTCATTTGCGCTGGCGGCGGGCCTGTCGTTCGCCGGTGATGACATATTCGGCGGGGTGAAGACCCTTCGGGGAAACAGCCCGCTGCAAGACGACCTTCCCCCTTCCACCGTGGACTACAAGGGGGGGGAGCCGGGGGCAAACAAGCTGCTTCCCCGCGGATTCACAGGCGCCCCGCCGCAGATACCCCATTCCGTGGAAAACCTGAACCTGTCCCGGGACAACAACGACTGCCTCATGTGCCACGATCCGGCCTACGCCGATGAAAAGACCGTGGCCATTCCCGCAACGCATATGCAGGAAGGCAAGGTGAGCATGGCGCGCTACAACTGCACCCAGTGCCATGTCCCCCAGGCGGACGTGAAACCTTTGGTGAAAAACATGAACGACAAGTTCATCGTCAAAAGCAAAGGGGCGCAGAAGAAATAA
- the napG gene encoding ferredoxin-type protein NapG: MLPDSEDKAGEESGNPSGVTRRRFLDASSLLGFLAGATALGLVSTGGGKWAYAQRPPGAIDADRFVSRCIKCGQCIRACPYDAIKMGEPGSGVAPGTPYIVSREKPCYMCEDIPCVKACPSGALDKSLKDISKSRMGLAVLSDRETCLAIKGLRCEVCYNACPLIGKAIKLEMWVNQRTGKHTIFEPVVHSDSCTGCGKCEHSCVLDLPAIRVFDIAGVKGALGKHYRWGWLQEGA; encoded by the coding sequence ATGCTTCCGGACAGCGAAGACAAGGCTGGAGAAGAGTCCGGTAATCCATCCGGTGTGACGAGACGGCGGTTTCTGGACGCGTCAAGCTTGCTGGGCTTTCTCGCGGGAGCCACCGCGTTGGGCCTTGTCTCCACAGGGGGCGGGAAATGGGCATACGCTCAAAGACCGCCGGGGGCGATAGATGCGGACAGGTTCGTATCCCGGTGCATAAAGTGCGGACAATGCATTCGCGCCTGCCCATACGACGCGATAAAAATGGGAGAGCCGGGGTCGGGAGTGGCGCCGGGAACTCCGTACATAGTGTCCCGGGAAAAGCCGTGTTACATGTGCGAGGACATACCGTGCGTGAAGGCCTGCCCCAGCGGCGCGCTGGACAAGTCGCTCAAGGACATCAGCAAGTCCCGGATGGGGCTGGCGGTATTGTCCGACAGGGAGACGTGCCTGGCCATCAAGGGGCTGCGGTGTGAGGTGTGCTATAACGCATGTCCCCTTATAGGCAAGGCCATTAAGCTTGAGATGTGGGTGAACCAGCGCACCGGCAAACACACCATTTTCGAGCCGGTGGTGCATTCGGACAGCTGCACCGGCTGCGGCAAGTGCGAGCACTCCTGCGTGCTCGACCTTCCGGCCATACGGGTGTTCGACATAGCCGGGGTCAAGGGGGCGCTTGGAAAGCATTACCGGTGGGGCTGGCTGCAGGAGGGAGCATGA
- a CDS encoding chaperone NapD yields MNISGIVVTTDPAKTGHVIQAISAVDGAQLHKDLGDGRVVVTIEREGTGGQVAAARDIQAIDGVVSVLMAYHHFEDETADSTQPDTAAGPFAHGRESRYKS; encoded by the coding sequence ATGAACATATCCGGGATAGTTGTCACGACCGATCCGGCCAAGACTGGCCATGTAATCCAAGCCATCAGCGCCGTTGACGGGGCTCAGTTGCACAAGGACCTCGGGGATGGGCGCGTCGTTGTGACCATAGAGCGTGAAGGGACCGGCGGCCAGGTGGCCGCCGCCCGGGACATACAGGCGATTGACGGTGTTGTAAGCGTACTTATGGCGTATCACCATTTTGAGGATGAGACGGCGGATTCCACACAACCGGACACCGCCGCCGGGCCGTTTGCTCACGGCCGGGAAAGCCGTTACAAAAGCTAA